The genomic interval GCGCATCAAGCAGCACAACGGCGCGCTCAATGCCTACATTACCGTCACGGAAGCGCAGGCGCTGGAGCAGGCGCGCGCGGCAGACGCCCGGCTGACCGAAGCCAACGCCAACCCGCTCATGGGTATTCCGCTGGCGCAGAAAGACATCTTCTGTACGCAGGGCGTGAAGACGACGTGTGGCTCGAAAATGCTCGACAATTTTATTGCGCCATACGACGCTACCACCGTCGAGCGTTTTAACCGCGCCGGTGTGGTCATGCTGGGCAAGACCAACATGGACGAATTCGCCATGGGGTCGTCCAACGAAACCAGCTGGTACGGACCGGTAAAAAACCCGTGGGATACCAGCGCCGTGCCGGGCGGCTCCTCCGGCGGTTCGGCCGCTGCCGTGGCCGCGCGGCTGGCGTCTGCCGCCACCGGCACCGACACCGGCGGCTCCATCCGCCAGCCCGCCGCGCTGTGCGGCATCACCGGCCTCAAGCCTACTTACGGTCGCGTGTCGCGTTACGGCATGATCGCCTTCGCTTCCAGCCTTGATCAGGGCGGCCCCATGGCGCGCACGGCGGAAGACTGCGCGTTGTTGTTGCAGGCCATGGCGGGGTTTGACCCGCGCGATTCCACCAGCGCCGATCGGCCGGTGCCGGGCTATGACGCCGCGCTCAATGATTCCATCAAGGGCCTCAAGATCGGCCTGCCCAAGGAATATTTCGGTGACGGCCTGGACGCCGCTGTGGCGCAGTCGATCGAGGCCGCGATCAAGCAGTATGAAAAACTCGGCGCCACCGTACACGACATCAGCTTGCCCAACACCCATCTGGCCGTGCCGGTGTATTACGTCATTGCGCCCGCCGAGTGCTCCTCCAATCTGTCGCGTTTCGACGGTGTGCGTTTTGGTTACCGCTGCAAGGAACCGAAAGACCTGGAAGATTTGTACAAGCGCTCACGCGGCGAAGGTTTTGGCGCCGAGGTCAAGCGCCGCATCATGGTCGGTACCTATGCGCTCTCGGCTGGTTACTACGACGCCTATTATCTCAAGGCACAGCAGTTGCGGCGTTTGATCAGCGATGACTTCACGCAGGCCTTCAGCAAGGTGGATGTCATCATGGGCCCCACCGCGCCCACAGCGGCGTTCAACCTCGGCGAAAAGACCGACGATCCCGTCACCATGTATTTGTCCGATATTTACACCATTGCCGTCAATCTGGCCGGGCTGCCCGCCATGTCGATCCCGGCCGGGTTTGCCGGGCAGCGCCCGGTGGGTCTGCAACTCATCGGCAACTATTTCGACGAGGCCCGGCTGCTGAATATCGCGCACCAATATCAAAAAGTTACTGACTGGCATGCGCGTGTACCCGTCGGCTTTGAGTAAATGACAGCGGTAAATATATCTACAAATAACGAGTGGCGAGTGGCCAGGAGATTTATAGCTCGCCACTCGCCACTTGCCACTCGCTACTGGGGTTAACATGGAATGGGAAACCGTCATCGGGCTTGAGATACACGCTCAGCTCGCCACGCAAACCAAGATATTCTCCGGCGCGGCCACGGCCTATGGCATGCCGCCCAACACCCAGGCCTGCGCGGTTGATCTTGGCCTGCCCGGCGTGCTGCCGGTGCTGAATGCAGAAGTGGTGCGCATGGCAGTGAAATTTGGCCTCGCCGTGGGCGCCAGCATTGCGCCGCGCTCGGTGTTTGCGCGCAAGAATTATTTCTACCCCGACCTGCCCAAGGGTTACCAGATCAGTCAGTACGAGCTGCCGGTGGTGGCCAAGGGCACGCTGGAAATCGAACTGGAGGATGGCAGCACCAAAACCATCGGCATCACCCGCGCCCATCTGGAAGAAGACGCCGGTAAATCCCTGCACGAAGATTTTCACGGAAAGACCGGCATTGATCTGAATCGCGCCGGCACGCCGCTGCTCGAAATCGTCTCCGAGCCCGACATGCGCTCTGCGAAAGAAGCGGTGGCGTACATGAAGAAAATCCACTCGCTGGTGCGCTATCTCGAAATCTGTGACGGCAACATGCAGGAAGGCTCGTTCCGCTGTGATGCCAACGTGTCGGTGCGCCCCAAAGGGCAGGAAAAATTCGGCACCCGTGCCGAGCTGAAAAACATCAACTCGTTCCGCTTTGTGGAAAAGGCAATCAACTTCGAGGTCGAACGCCAGATCGAACTGCTGGAAGGCGGCGGCGCAGTAGTGCAGGAGACGCGCCTGTACGATGCCGACAAAGACGAAACCCGCTCCATGCGTTCCAAGGAAGAGGCCAACGATTACCGCTACTTCCCCGACCCCGATCTGTTGCCGCTTGAGATTGAGCACGCTTTCATCGCCGAGGTGAGAAATACCTTGCCCGAACTGCCCGACCAGAAAAAGCAGCGCTTCATAAACGACTACGGCCTCACGCCGTATGAATCGGGCGTGCTCACCGCCAGCCGTGAACTGGCCGAGTTTTATGAGGGCGTGGTGAAGACCACGCAGGGCGAGGCGAAGTTGGCGGCCAACTGGGTCACGGGCGAGCTGCTGGGCGCGCTCAACAAGGCGGGGCTGGATATTCTCGCCAGCCCGGTTACGGCGCGGGCGCTGGGCGGCATGCTGCTGCGTATCAAAGACAACACCATCTCCGGCAAGATTGCCAAGCAGGTGTTCGATGCCATGTGGCACGGCGAGGGTGATGCCGATGCGATCATCGAGGCCAGGGGCCTGCGCCAGGTTACCGACAGCGGCACGATTGAAAAAGTGGTGGATGAAGTCATCGCCAACAGCCCGCAGCAGCTCGAGCAGTACCGTGCCGGCAAGGAGGCGCTGTTCGGTTATTTCGTCGGTCAGGTGATGAAGGCGAGCCAGGGTAAGGCCAACCCGGCACAGGTCAATGCGCTGCTGAAAGAAAAACTCAAATAACAGGCGCGCCCGCGCCTAGAGGCAGACCGTGGCGTCCAGCGCCATGTGTATCACCAGGCCGATGCCAATCAGCCGCGTCACCGGTATAAAACTCATCACGACGTAAATGCCTATCGGTATATAAGTGTGCAGCGGGTGAAACCCGATGCTGCACCGCTCCGGGTCGTATATGGGGTTGGCCAGCAGGTGATCCAGATCCACCAGCATGGTAGACATCATCAGCAGATAACTGATCTTCCATTCCGGCTTGAAGAATAGCTGT from Gammaproteobacteria bacterium carries:
- the gatB gene encoding Asp-tRNA(Asn)/Glu-tRNA(Gln) amidotransferase subunit GatB; the encoded protein is MEWETVIGLEIHAQLATQTKIFSGAATAYGMPPNTQACAVDLGLPGVLPVLNAEVVRMAVKFGLAVGASIAPRSVFARKNYFYPDLPKGYQISQYELPVVAKGTLEIELEDGSTKTIGITRAHLEEDAGKSLHEDFHGKTGIDLNRAGTPLLEIVSEPDMRSAKEAVAYMKKIHSLVRYLEICDGNMQEGSFRCDANVSVRPKGQEKFGTRAELKNINSFRFVEKAINFEVERQIELLEGGGAVVQETRLYDADKDETRSMRSKEEANDYRYFPDPDLLPLEIEHAFIAEVRNTLPELPDQKKQRFINDYGLTPYESGVLTASRELAEFYEGVVKTTQGEAKLAANWVTGELLGALNKAGLDILASPVTARALGGMLLRIKDNTISGKIAKQVFDAMWHGEGDADAIIEARGLRQVTDSGTIEKVVDEVIANSPQQLEQYRAGKEALFGYFVGQVMKASQGKANPAQVNALLKEKLK
- a CDS encoding DUF6122 family protein codes for the protein MFHIALHVLLPLVVAQLFFKPEWKISYLLMMSTMLVDLDHLLANPIYDPERCSIGFHPLHTYIPIGIYVVMSFIPVTRLIGIGLVIHMALDATVCL
- the gatA gene encoding Asp-tRNA(Asn)/Glu-tRNA(Gln) amidotransferase subunit GatA yields the protein MHTKTIAELSRALHRREVSSTELTQDFLARIKQHNGALNAYITVTEAQALEQARAADARLTEANANPLMGIPLAQKDIFCTQGVKTTCGSKMLDNFIAPYDATTVERFNRAGVVMLGKTNMDEFAMGSSNETSWYGPVKNPWDTSAVPGGSSGGSAAAVAARLASAATGTDTGGSIRQPAALCGITGLKPTYGRVSRYGMIAFASSLDQGGPMARTAEDCALLLQAMAGFDPRDSTSADRPVPGYDAALNDSIKGLKIGLPKEYFGDGLDAAVAQSIEAAIKQYEKLGATVHDISLPNTHLAVPVYYVIAPAECSSNLSRFDGVRFGYRCKEPKDLEDLYKRSRGEGFGAEVKRRIMVGTYALSAGYYDAYYLKAQQLRRLISDDFTQAFSKVDVIMGPTAPTAAFNLGEKTDDPVTMYLSDIYTIAVNLAGLPAMSIPAGFAGQRPVGLQLIGNYFDEARLLNIAHQYQKVTDWHARVPVGFE